The region cGATAAGTTCGTCAAACTCTTTTATAAGTAAGagatatacacatgcatacaaacatacacacacacacacacacacgtataatatacacaatacTTGTGTCTATCAGAATTAAGAGATAGAAATATGATACTAACCAGGCGTGTCACTGCCAAAAGAAAATCTAAACCATTTTTATACGATAtcacataggtatatacggcatattatatacattataatataacgCATTCCCCCTGTAGACATGTAACTATGCGTTCAGTTTACATTTGCGTATGTATAAAGGGCTTTACGTTTCGGCTGAATTCGACCGTTCGTTTTTTCTCCCCTAgttgaaaatcgttgaaaGAATTTGATACAGAAATATTAGCGATTTGGCAAAGTTTCAAcgacaagaaaaagaaaaagaaagaaaggaaacgGCATAACgcaattattttcagtgaTACTTGccgatgtattttttttgtccgatGGCCacattttcatcgaaaaaaacaacagagaaatttttagacgtattctgataaaaaaaattatcgcaagaaagaaaaactcgAATCGCAGACTGAACGTAACGTCCCTGAAAAATGTAACCGATTCGTCCAGGCAATATCCAAGCACACAAGCGGAAAACGCGCGATAATGCGGGACGAGACGTAATTACAAGTGCGACGTACATACGCAAATGCATGTGTGAAGATAGATTGAACTTTATACGTGGAAAGTGCgttaatatattacatatttacaaTGAATCGTATACAAACGTCCCTCCTGCCGGCATCTCGCGGCGTATTTATACttcgattattataattaaggTTACGGTTAttgaaaacgaagaagaaaccAGGAGAAACAATGGGACGCAATTTATAATCGATAACCAATACAATtacaatgtataaataaagGCATGTAATAATGACATTTATGTGCCTATGCGGACGCCTATACGATCACGttgttatatgtatttattgtatatatataacaacGAATAAACATAACAGCCgttatttcatttctctctttctttattgTTCTTTCGCGTTCTTTGTCCGACGACGAGcggaaaaaaaacgttaagAAGAAGCTAAAAATGTTTCGTTAATTATGATGAAGGTATTTTTCTCCCGGTGAGAAAAACATATGCTtccatattatattatattatattatcgtGTTATtatagataaatatatatatacacacgcaaGTTTGATGTGTAACGGAtagatgataataatataataatagttgtgaaaatatgattttcgTATGACGAATGCAGATGCCAATTTGGATGTATGTATTTGGTATGCTGTTTTTACGTATACACGTTGCGGAATATGAGGAACGGTGCATTTAACAAGTTTAAATACACCAGATTTCCACATTAGGTAATATTAATTACACAAAtgcacacatacatatatatttgtaagTTTGATATTAAaccgtataatataattatataataataataataataataataataagatcCTCGATGAAAGACAAATGAATGATAAGGCTGAGCTATTAATTCGTACTTAAAATACGTTAAGTCAAGTCTTCTTCGCGAGTCGTCGTGCGATGATCGTTAACGATTTAAATTACGTGGGTGTATTttctgtagttttttttttcgtttattttttgttttttatacacAAACTAGCCTGATTTCAGTAGCtccttgaattattattacacaataCGTTTTTGTCCTACATATTCCATAACTAGTTGGTTATAGAactaatttatatatatagataaaaaaaaaaaattacaaatatgtatattataaaattattatgtcttgtattaatataatattataatatagtGATGGTTGTCAATTATAAGCTTGCGTGTGATACTCGgcgttgaatttttcacgaagaGGCTTTTACAAGCGCAGCCGATTAATTGTGCGTGAAGATTTATTGGTTAAAAAGAcgacacaaaaagaaaaataaaaaaataaaaaaaaaaaacaggatgGTCGACCAGGGGACGAAATTCCGTCTTATAAATCGTATTATATAACATAATATCATCGTACAACGTAGCTCTcactatatacgtatatttgacgaatggaataaattcattctcaAATTTCTATCGACGAAgtgaatttattatatacaagCATACATACACCCGAAAGAAATGTTGCAATAATTTTAGGATAAACGGTCCGTATACTTTACCATACGTCACATACAATATAGATACATGAGTCGTCATTGGTCCTTGTGTACTAtgtataacaataacaaaacgCATATCCCAATTAATCATTGATATAAAATATGGAATTGATGTTctatttatacgtacataatatcgataatattatatatacatacatatgtatatattcgcGAATGTAtacatgaaaataaagaaaaaaacttttatatcatttaaaataatattcgtcatacgaatcaacgtaaattattatatccggtatataaatatatcaaacATTATTGTAGGGGTAAGAACGATAAGTAACGATAACTTGATATGAAATTTAtggattattaaaaaatatgtgataCACTTCTCAGTATAATAATCTATGAATGTAGTATTGAAACATGAGAATCAGTCGCTGCATTTGAGGATTGCGAAGAAGGATCCGTGAACTTCTGTACACgaatggaattaaaaaaaacttatcgCAGTTACCAAATATGGCGAGAGAAATAGTTTGTCGATTTAAATAAATGCGGATTTACTCAGTTCTCCGAATTATCGGTGCGATAACTTTTTTGTTGAATCGATGGAAATGGCTTTgattaaactaaaaaaaaaaaaaacagcattTGATATTTAACGATCATGATAGATAAATTCGACGAATCCTTTATCATGTGTGTatgttcaaaaatttgacaGTGAACAAATAGTGTTAAAGATCGCTGTTGCTGATGAAGCGATTCCCTTCGGAATTCTTCCCCGAGTAACGATATCTGGATTTTCCGTAAGCGCCTGAAGAAGAGGAGCAGCAAAGATCAGGGTGGAAAATGAAATcggtttaaaaattgaaaatacatacTTCTAACGTCCAGCGGTCCTCGCATCGAATCCGGCAGCGGCGTGTAATCGGGCTCTTCTACGGATATCGAGTTGTGCCGTTTGTGATGGAGCGCCCTGGCGAATTCTTCCGCCGTAAGGGAGGACAAGTTCGGCAGGTTTACCCTAACCATTCTCATCAGGCTGCCCCGCTCCCTCGCCTCTTGACGTTCCCTGGAGGAAATCGGACGCGAGTCCAGGAACCGCAACGTCGCCGGAAGCACGTGGACAGCGTAGCGACGATAACGCTCGTAGTCCTCCTCGTCGGTCGTCGTTGGATTGGTCAGCTGGTCCGGACATCCGGGATTGCCGAGGAGGCTCGCGTACTTCAGACACGGGCAGCACTCCTTTATTCGATCCAAGGCTCTCTCGATGTCGGTCACCTGAGGAAGGAGTCGCCAACCTTTTTACGTATGTTAATTGGGGTGTCGGGTTGGAACAAAAACGCGGGGAAAGAGAGCCTTCAATAGTCTCACtggagttaaaaaaaagttcacgcgacggaggaaaaattttgtaatacaCTGAAATTCAACTGCAAACACCTCAGTATATTCACTTCGTCATAAAAATCTTACGATTCTACTATTTTTTCACCGACAAAATCCATATCGCTAATTGTACGAAAACGATTGGTGATAACTGATTTTGgttgttaaaaaattcttcacagATTTGTGATGGCAATAACGTAATTCTTGTTGAATCACAAGTTTCAGTCACAAAAGCCACTATAGTGACAaccttttttatattttatttcagatttgGTTTCTACAAATTCGGTCAAGCcagttttcttgtttttttttttttttgaagtaaACAGTTCGATGTTCtagaataaatattcaacaatgccAACGTAATTAAAGTAAAAAGTGTTCAAGTGAAATTGTAGAAATAGTATTCCGAATAAAACGAGCCATTTTCAGATTGAAATCGAATCAATCTACTAGGTTTTTAACAATTTCGAGGCGATTTGAACCGAAGCATCAATGTCCAAGCTTTTGACTATAATTTCAGTACTTATTTACGACTTTTTTGTTATAGAATAGTATTAATTTCTGGACAATTAATCTCCTTGAAACTCAAACTCGTCCGTACGTTCTTCACCCTTAAATTCAGTTCACTGTaatcgaaaaacgaaaatctgttCATAATTTCCGGAATCGAAATTCTATCCTGAGTAATCAAAAACTCACGTTAATTCGTTGTTTCTCTCTGTTTCTCGTATTAAAGAAAGCGTGCAATGTTCATACACGACTGCTCATCGGTTATTCATGTCGTAATCTCTCTCACCGTTTGTCTGCGTACAAAGTTATCGGTGTCACGTTAAGTTTTCTGACGCGATTTGAATGCGTTTCACGTTAGCGATGCGCACGTATTTTCGAATCACACACGCGATCATTTTCTCTACGTACGTTACATTATGATCCTCATACCTATTATATCTCGCAGTCACGTTCCGTATACAGCGATTGAACAAGCGGAGAATACAACTTGAACGCAGGTTTAATAGGAcagaaaatattattgcatACGTCGATTAATTACGCAATCAGCAAAATTCTATACACCTGATTAGTTTCGTCAGTTTTAATTTTACCTATTCCTTAATTCGCTCGCGATTCCGTTACAATCCTGTAAActaaaaaaacatcaaaagaaataaacacGTGAGGCAACAAGGCGGAAATAATATCGGTGACACATACCTACTAGAATGAGTAATCtttaattatttcgtacaGACGTGCACGAtgttacacgtatacgtatacgtatacacctTGCACACGGCTGATAACTTATCGTCGCGTTATTTTCCTTATCGTTCCATGACTAAACTATCCGGTCCCCCCGAAAAACTTTTGTGATTGAGAAAGGATCATGAGGTGTGCACATCACGTTATACGAATGCTCTGCGGTGTATCTTATACCTGTGTTACAACTGTGCGGTTTAGCGAGTGAGTTACAGTGAGTTGTTACAGTGACATGCTGGCCAGTGTTGCACCAGCCGTAATTAAGTTAACACCAATTCCGATGTGAGAAATTCAAGTAATCGACACGTTATACAAGGCATATATTAACGatttactatatatatatatatatacggttGTAAACGGGAACGaattaatttgtatatatttagATAATTTCGCATTTAAACCAATTTGAAACAATCGCTCGAAGATGTGTGATTATAATTAgctcgaaaaattaatttgtactCGTTTACCATCATAggacgaatatatatatataatatatattatacctaaatTTATAATCGATGAAATATAACACTTCGAAAGATTAGTGATCCATGTACCGCATACATGCGCTTCGATTAGGTATACAAAATGCAGACACGAGAGTGAATGATTAAAAGTTGATTCTTGAAAATAAGAAGGTAATACGAGATCTGAGGTGtgaataattcaaattcaaagtagaaatgaaaaaaaattagatataatAACAAGAATCGTTTAGTCATCGTTTCACCTTGGACGAAAAATGCAGTTGAAATGCAGTTGAAAACTGCATAGAATTGACGTTGCGAAATTGTAATGTACATATCGAAGTACGTACACGCGGACGCTATTCACACACATATCATGTATAAACCTTGTTGTTGTTTACGCTTAAAGTTGTCAGCTTAGGCATGCGCGGTAGAGTGTTCAGATCACAAAGACAGTTGTTATCCAAGACGAGCTCTTCCAGGTTAGCAAATTCCTTGAGAGCGGTGAGCGACACGAGATTGTTGTAGGAAAGATCGAGACTCGAGCAATCGGCTCCGACCAACCCGATCAGACCGTGAGGAATTCTTTCGGCCCGCTGTCCGGTGTAC is a window of Neodiprion pinetum isolate iyNeoPine1 chromosome 4, iyNeoPine1.2, whole genome shotgun sequence DNA encoding:
- the LOC124217849 gene encoding leucine-rich melanocyte differentiation-associated protein isoform X4 yields the protein MAMMREQDFNRTALTVQRSQAWYTGQRAERIPHGLIGLVGADCSSLDLSYNNLVSLTALKEFANLEELVLDNNCLCDLNTLPRMPKLTTLSVNNNKVTDIERALDRIKECCPCLKYASLLGNPGCPDQLTNPTTTDEEDYERYRRYAVHVLPATLRFLDSRPISSRERQEARERGSLMRMVRVNLPNLSSLTAEEFARALHHKRHNSISVEEPDYTPLPDSMRGPLDVRI
- the LOC124217849 gene encoding leucine-rich melanocyte differentiation-associated protein isoform X2, with protein sequence MAMMREQDFNRTALTVQRSQAWYTGQRAERIPHGLIGLVGADCSSLDLSYNNLVSLTALKEFANLEELVLDNNCLCDLNTLPRMPKLTTLSVNNNKVTDIERALDRIKECCPCLKYASLLGNPGCPDQLTNPTTTDEEDYERYRRYAVHVLPATLRFLDSRPISSRERQEARERGSLMRMVRVNLPNLSSLTAEEFARALHHKRHNSISVEEPDYTPLPDSMRGPLDVRSAYGKSRYRYSGKNSEGNRFISNSDL
- the LOC124217849 gene encoding leucine-rich melanocyte differentiation-associated protein isoform X3 gives rise to the protein MAMMREQDFNRTALTVQRSQAWYTGQRAERIPHGLIGLVGADCSSLDLSYNNLVSLTALKEFANLEELVLDNNCLCDLNTLPRMPKLTTLSVTDIERALDRIKECCPCLKYASLLGNPGCPDQLTNPTTTDEEDYERYRRYAVHVLPATLRFLDSRPISSRERQEARERGSLMRMVRVNLPNLSSLTAEEFARALHHKRHNSISVEEPDYTPLPDSMRGPLDVRRTKEENAGSLRYRQFLHMQFPTHPKTG
- the LOC124217849 gene encoding leucine-rich melanocyte differentiation-associated protein isoform X1; this encodes MAMMREQDFNRTALTVQRSQAWYTGQRAERIPHGLIGLVGADCSSLDLSYNNLVSLTALKEFANLEELVLDNNCLCDLNTLPRMPKLTTLSVNNNKVTDIERALDRIKECCPCLKYASLLGNPGCPDQLTNPTTTDEEDYERYRRYAVHVLPATLRFLDSRPISSRERQEARERGSLMRMVRVNLPNLSSLTAEEFARALHHKRHNSISVEEPDYTPLPDSMRGPLDVRRTKEENAGSLRYRQFLHMQFPTHPKTG